A part of Terriglobus roseus genomic DNA contains:
- a CDS encoding peptidylprolyl isomerase, translating to MTRFYPFRFDIANCLLAVGIASASVQMLAQKPAPKSVEQGKSQTKEQVRADAHKLPAERGQVVDRIVAIVNGDLVLESDVEEEERFSKLYPYGEDETKPPREQAITRLIDRTLVVQQLGGFPQVAISDDEVNKEEADLRKDLPACAHADCASEAGWKKLLEQSGFTEEELHDRLKLRAQVTHFIEQRFRSGIRIGDQQIEDYYNNTLLPQYAKQKATAPPLDSIRDRIEEILLQEQVSTLLDSWLKTLRDSGHVRMMQPNEEAP from the coding sequence ATGACGCGCTTTTATCCATTCCGTTTCGATATCGCGAATTGCCTGCTGGCCGTTGGCATAGCGTCTGCGAGCGTCCAAATGCTCGCACAAAAGCCTGCGCCGAAGTCGGTGGAGCAGGGCAAGTCGCAGACGAAGGAACAGGTGCGTGCGGATGCACATAAGCTGCCCGCTGAACGCGGTCAGGTGGTCGATCGCATTGTCGCCATCGTGAATGGCGACCTGGTGCTGGAAAGCGATGTCGAGGAAGAAGAGCGTTTCTCGAAGCTGTATCCCTATGGCGAGGATGAAACGAAGCCGCCGCGTGAGCAGGCCATCACGCGTTTGATTGATCGCACTCTCGTGGTGCAGCAGCTTGGTGGTTTTCCGCAGGTTGCCATTTCCGATGATGAAGTCAATAAGGAAGAGGCTGATCTACGCAAGGACTTGCCCGCATGCGCACATGCGGATTGCGCAAGCGAAGCGGGATGGAAAAAGCTTTTGGAGCAATCGGGATTCACGGAAGAAGAGCTGCATGATCGCTTGAAGTTGCGCGCACAAGTGACGCATTTCATTGAGCAGCGTTTCCGCAGCGGCATCCGTATTGGCGATCAACAGATCGAGGACTATTACAACAACACGCTGTTACCGCAGTATGCGAAGCAGAAGGCGACTGCACCGCCGCTGGATTCCATCCGCGACCGGATTGAAGAAATTCTTTTGCAGGAGCAGGTAAGCACGCTGCTGGATTCATGGCTAAAGACGTTGCGCGACTCCGGACACGTTCGCATGATGCAACCGAATGAGGAGGCGCCCTGA
- a CDS encoding POTRA domain-containing protein, with the protein MKLWTGGIALRRKALCSAGLMVLSSAALTMYAQEPNGQPSSAATSGNQQQQPAAGAPQPVPGGGKTVQVVPGKTNAAGDVTSGTSTAGTTAGAAAQDAAQEQNAQAGKAADNAVAGVWALRGRKLHAIEFEGVEFGENDPLPQKELGLKAGDTISPDKVRTATRRLFLTGLYRDIEVRSIVNSDGSVTLLYVGTPRYFVGRVHIQGVHSERMTSLLEAASELQPGLPFTNSQVRTGEEGIRQTLAQNGYYAPVVHSATEHLPDGKQVDVFYLVDVGKQALVGNVTVNGDPGLSVDEFRKRSKLQEKNKTLFVFKTKNKVTRDTVGNGLTRLRKYYQKKDRLEAAIALEKSQYTADRQQLDYTFRAFQGPQVKVTIDGAKVSKSRQKKLLPIYEESAVDNDLLNEGAHNIREFLQRQGYFDAEVTPAVRGVPDTPTYAEDGTPLPPPSNLTETVTFHAVPGKKYKVIAVNVTGNKYFETDNIKERMQVVKADNYVRSGRFSPVLLSNDIDSITSLYMANGFTKVKITTNEKKSDEDKKIGSITVNLHIDEGSQQKFGNITLTGVDDARAEQMKALITAETNQPFALANVSNDRDNILQSYLSKGFDQAKVEVRQAVRKDDTTRTDITYLVTEGEQVNVDRVLISGVHHVRQKLVDDQTLLKPGDPLDESAIVEMQRRYYDLALFNEANVAVQNPEGLADRKNVLVQLTEAKRWDVTYGAGFEAQLSTPQPNCRAQQSIGNTTCSPEGKAGASFRVSADVSRINLFGTDQSLAFHVTYGLLERIATATWTTPKFLGRPNFSTQVSGGYSNVQNISTFKASTLQGLFRLTQKVPKADTFIYDFTYRRVSVDQNSLQVTANLIPLLSQPVRVGGPAFTWFHDTRAPLQLDAQKGMYLSFTDFLASGIFGSQTDFNKVDVTYSSYYTWGKKRKYTFARNTRFGVETTSGVNPNAGIEGCQGNLLNTNASCNSVPLPERLYAGGATSHRGFGINQAGPRDLTTGYPVGGSAVLINTLELRMPAPVLPLVGESVSFVLFHDMGNTFLHVGDVFPSIARFHQPNRDTCRQVSGFVTVGTCDFAYFSHAVGLGARYNTPIGPIRLDAAYNLNPPIYPIIDDYTQAVPTHHVGQSSHFQFFFSIGQSF; encoded by the coding sequence GTGAAGCTGTGGACAGGTGGGATTGCGTTGCGACGGAAGGCATTGTGCTCGGCGGGCTTGATGGTCCTGTCGAGTGCTGCCCTGACGATGTATGCGCAGGAGCCGAACGGACAGCCTTCGAGCGCGGCGACCTCTGGTAACCAACAGCAACAGCCGGCAGCAGGTGCACCGCAGCCCGTTCCCGGTGGCGGCAAGACCGTTCAGGTGGTTCCCGGAAAGACGAATGCCGCTGGCGATGTAACAAGTGGCACCAGCACGGCGGGAACGACCGCAGGCGCTGCAGCACAGGATGCGGCCCAGGAACAGAATGCGCAGGCGGGAAAAGCAGCCGACAATGCAGTCGCCGGTGTCTGGGCTTTGCGCGGTAGAAAACTGCACGCCATCGAATTTGAAGGGGTCGAGTTTGGTGAGAACGATCCCTTGCCACAGAAAGAACTCGGGTTAAAAGCTGGGGATACGATCTCTCCTGACAAGGTTCGGACAGCGACTCGTCGACTGTTTCTTACTGGCTTGTATCGCGACATCGAAGTACGCAGCATCGTGAACAGCGACGGCAGCGTGACGCTGCTATACGTGGGAACGCCTCGCTACTTTGTGGGTCGTGTGCATATTCAGGGCGTGCATTCAGAGCGGATGACTTCGCTGCTGGAAGCGGCCTCAGAGTTGCAGCCCGGCCTGCCGTTTACAAATTCGCAGGTTCGCACGGGTGAAGAGGGAATTCGACAGACGCTGGCGCAGAACGGTTACTACGCTCCGGTGGTTCACTCGGCAACGGAACATCTGCCGGATGGCAAGCAGGTGGATGTCTTCTATCTGGTTGATGTGGGTAAGCAGGCACTGGTGGGCAATGTCACGGTGAATGGCGATCCCGGCTTGTCGGTTGATGAATTCCGAAAGCGCAGCAAGCTGCAAGAAAAGAACAAGACGCTGTTTGTCTTTAAGACGAAGAACAAGGTCACGCGCGATACGGTGGGCAATGGGTTGACCCGTCTACGCAAGTACTACCAGAAGAAGGATCGGCTGGAGGCTGCGATTGCTCTGGAAAAGAGCCAATATACGGCAGACCGTCAGCAATTGGATTACACCTTCCGCGCCTTCCAGGGGCCGCAGGTCAAGGTGACCATCGATGGTGCGAAGGTATCGAAGTCACGACAGAAAAAACTACTGCCCATCTATGAAGAGAGCGCTGTCGATAACGATCTGCTGAACGAAGGCGCGCATAACATTCGCGAATTTCTGCAGCGGCAGGGTTACTTCGATGCTGAGGTGACACCGGCTGTACGCGGTGTTCCGGATACGCCGACGTATGCAGAAGATGGTACGCCGCTACCGCCGCCGAGCAACTTGACGGAGACGGTGACGTTTCATGCTGTTCCCGGAAAGAAATACAAAGTGATTGCTGTGAATGTGACCGGCAATAAGTATTTCGAGACGGACAACATTAAGGAACGCATGCAGGTGGTGAAGGCAGATAATTACGTCCGCTCTGGACGTTTCTCGCCTGTGCTGCTGTCCAACGACATTGATTCCATCACGTCGCTCTACATGGCAAATGGCTTCACAAAGGTGAAGATCACGACGAATGAGAAGAAGAGCGATGAAGACAAGAAGATAGGCTCGATCACTGTGAATCTTCATATTGATGAAGGCTCGCAGCAGAAGTTTGGCAACATCACGCTGACCGGCGTGGATGATGCTCGTGCAGAACAGATGAAGGCGCTCATCACTGCGGAGACGAATCAGCCTTTCGCCCTTGCGAATGTCTCGAACGATCGCGACAACATTCTGCAGTCCTATCTTTCCAAGGGTTTTGACCAGGCAAAGGTTGAGGTGCGGCAGGCAGTACGCAAGGATGACACAACGCGTACGGACATTACTTATCTTGTGACCGAAGGCGAGCAAGTGAATGTAGATCGCGTATTGATCTCTGGCGTTCACCATGTACGACAGAAGCTGGTGGATGATCAAACGTTGCTGAAGCCGGGAGATCCGCTGGACGAAAGTGCCATCGTCGAAATGCAGCGCCGCTATTACGATCTTGCATTGTTTAACGAAGCGAATGTTGCTGTGCAGAATCCGGAAGGCCTTGCGGATCGCAAAAACGTGTTGGTGCAATTGACTGAGGCAAAGCGCTGGGATGTAACGTATGGCGCGGGCTTTGAAGCGCAGCTTTCCACGCCGCAACCCAACTGCCGTGCTCAGCAATCGATTGGCAATACGACGTGTTCGCCGGAAGGCAAGGCTGGCGCATCGTTCCGAGTTTCTGCCGATGTATCGCGCATCAACCTATTCGGCACGGATCAATCGCTGGCATTCCACGTAACGTATGGCCTGCTGGAGCGCATTGCCACGGCAACGTGGACTACTCCAAAGTTCCTTGGCCGTCCGAATTTCTCAACGCAGGTGAGTGGTGGCTATTCCAACGTGCAGAACATTTCCACGTTTAAGGCCAGCACACTGCAAGGCTTGTTCCGCCTAACGCAAAAGGTTCCCAAGGCAGACACCTTTATCTATGACTTCACCTATCGGCGCGTGTCGGTGGATCAGAACAGTTTGCAGGTAACGGCAAACCTGATTCCGCTGTTGTCGCAGCCGGTGCGTGTGGGTGGCCCCGCATTTACGTGGTTCCACGACACACGCGCACCCCTGCAGCTTGATGCGCAGAAGGGCATGTATCTTTCGTTCACGGATTTCTTGGCGAGCGGTATCTTTGGTTCGCAGACGGACTTCAACAAGGTGGATGTGACTTACTCCTCGTATTACACATGGGGCAAGAAGAGGAAGTACACGTTTGCGCGGAATACGCGCTTTGGCGTGGAGACGACGTCTGGCGTGAATCCGAACGCAGGCATTGAGGGCTGCCAAGGGAATTTGCTGAATACGAACGCTTCCTGTAACTCGGTTCCACTGCCGGAACGCTTGTATGCAGGTGGCGCTACATCGCATCGTGGTTTCGGTATCAACCAGGCAGGACCGCGAGATTTGACCACGGGCTATCCGGTCGGCGGTTCCGCTGTACTTATCAATACTCTCGAACTGCGTATGCCAGCGCCGGTGCTGCCACTGGTTGGTGAGAGTGTTTCGTTTGTTCTCTTCCATGACATGGGTAATACATTCCTGCATGTGGGCGACGTGTTTCCGTCCATTGCCCGTTTCCATCAACCGAACCGCGATACGTGCCGCCAGGTGTCAGGCTTTGTTACGGTGGGCACTTGCGACTTTGCTTATTTCTCGCATGCGGTGGGACTTGGCGCGAGATACAACACGCCCATTGGGCCAATTCGTCTGGATGCAGCGTACAACCTGAATCCGCCGATTTATCCCATCATTGATGACTACACGCAAGCCGTGCCCACGCACCATGTGGGACAGTCCAGCCACTTCCAGTTCTTCTTCTCGATCGGCCAGAGCTTCTGA
- a CDS encoding BON domain-containing protein gives MKIRSNAGMVLALAAVMMPTLALRAQAKVPDAQIQSDVQKSLDNKQFHDVHSTVKNGMVTLTGNVDLYATKEDAEHKIHHKKGVVAVQNLIQVQGGSELSDVQLRDKLAEKLAYDRVGYGTTAFNSFTIGVQGGVVTLGGVAYGPTDKDSAISLVSHYPGVRDVVDDIEVAPLSPNDDRIRLSAARAIYGFPSLQRYAMDPAKPIRITVVNGDITLTGVVDRQADKDAAGIRANSVPGAFKVTNNLQVAGESAGEK, from the coding sequence ATGAAGATCAGATCAAATGCGGGAATGGTGTTGGCGCTGGCAGCCGTGATGATGCCTACGCTCGCGCTGCGTGCTCAGGCGAAGGTGCCGGATGCGCAGATTCAGTCAGACGTACAGAAGTCGCTGGATAACAAACAGTTCCATGATGTCCATAGCACCGTGAAAAACGGCATGGTGACGTTGACCGGCAATGTGGACCTGTACGCCACAAAGGAAGACGCGGAACACAAGATTCATCACAAGAAGGGCGTTGTCGCCGTGCAGAACCTGATCCAGGTGCAGGGTGGCAGCGAATTGTCCGACGTGCAGTTGCGCGACAAGCTTGCGGAGAAGCTGGCGTATGACCGTGTGGGTTATGGCACAACGGCGTTTAACAGCTTCACCATCGGCGTGCAGGGTGGTGTGGTTACGCTGGGCGGCGTAGCTTATGGTCCTACGGATAAGGATTCGGCGATCTCGTTGGTGTCCCACTATCCCGGTGTGAGGGATGTGGTGGACGATATTGAAGTGGCGCCGCTATCCCCGAACGATGATCGAATCCGTTTGTCTGCGGCACGCGCTATCTACGGTTTCCCGTCGCTCCAGCGGTATGCAATGGATCCGGCTAAACCCATCCGCATTACGGTGGTGAACGGCGACATTACGCTGACCGGTGTGGTAGATCGGCAGGCGGATAAGGACGCTGCAGGCATCCGGGCGAACAGTGTTCCGGGAGCCTTTAAGGTGACCAATAATCTGCAGGTTGCCGGGGAATCGGCCGGCGAAAAGTAA
- a CDS encoding GDSL-type esterase/lipase family protein, translating into MRAAALMMMFVVSIAGFAQTAPPANSAEADFSQSRRYHDANATAKARVVFLGDSIMDYWGSHNGKWFAYTGWINRGIGGQTTQQLLLRERHDVLDLHPQAVVLEGGSNDMRLGFSPEEIRDNVLSMGELAQANGLKVYVAQMTPVCDCVRVLTGLRTVEHIHHLNELLVAMAQKKHWDVLDFNSPLADAEGKMRAELTVDGVHPNDRGYELLAPVVERALAGYTK; encoded by the coding sequence ATGCGCGCTGCTGCGTTGATGATGATGTTTGTGGTGTCTATCGCTGGGTTTGCGCAGACAGCGCCTCCTGCAAACTCTGCTGAAGCTGACTTCTCTCAGAGTCGTCGATATCACGATGCCAATGCGACTGCGAAAGCGCGAGTAGTGTTTCTTGGTGATTCGATCATGGATTACTGGGGTAGTCACAACGGCAAGTGGTTCGCTTATACGGGTTGGATCAACCGAGGCATTGGCGGCCAGACCACGCAACAATTGCTACTCCGAGAGCGCCACGATGTGTTGGATCTTCACCCTCAGGCGGTGGTGCTGGAAGGCGGCAGCAACGACATGCGGCTGGGATTTTCGCCGGAGGAGATTCGCGACAACGTTCTCTCTATGGGCGAGCTTGCGCAGGCGAATGGATTGAAGGTGTACGTCGCGCAGATGACGCCAGTGTGTGATTGTGTGAGGGTGCTAACGGGATTGCGCACGGTGGAACACATTCATCATTTGAATGAACTGCTGGTAGCGATGGCGCAGAAGAAACATTGGGATGTTCTGGATTTCAACTCGCCGCTAGCGGATGCCGAAGGGAAGATGCGTGCCGAGTTGACTGTGGATGGAGTGCATCCGAATGATCGCGGATATGAGTTGCTAGCTCCTGTTGTGGAGCGTGCGCTGGCTGGTTATACCAAGTAA
- a CDS encoding UbiA-like polyprenyltransferase: protein MAVSLAHTWRSTRITLEMIKWEHSIFALPFALTGAVLAAGGWPHAVTLLWIVVCMVSLRTAAMAFNRWADAEIDSLNPRTKMRAIPAGLLSKGFVAMFTIVSLAIFLFAAAILNHLTLLLSPIAIVVVLSYSYMKRLTRWSHLVLGLALGIAPSAAWIAVRGTLDPRIIVLTGAVLLWVAGFDVLYACQDFEHDRTHGLNSVPQAFGVQGAFLLARLMHVLMLGLLAWLVVLFHLGPIAIAGVVLVAGLLLYEHSLVSPKDISRMNAAFFTLNGIISVVFFISVAADIAVRNLQSR, encoded by the coding sequence ATGGCCGTTTCGCTTGCACACACATGGCGCAGTACGCGCATTACGCTGGAGATGATCAAGTGGGAACACTCGATCTTTGCGCTTCCTTTTGCCCTGACCGGCGCAGTGCTAGCCGCGGGTGGATGGCCGCATGCGGTGACACTGCTCTGGATCGTGGTGTGCATGGTGTCGCTGCGTACAGCGGCGATGGCGTTTAATCGCTGGGCCGATGCCGAGATTGACAGCCTGAATCCTCGCACCAAGATGCGCGCCATTCCCGCGGGCCTTTTGTCGAAGGGATTTGTGGCGATGTTCACCATCGTCTCGTTGGCGATCTTTTTGTTCGCTGCGGCGATCCTGAATCACCTGACGCTGCTGCTGAGTCCGATTGCGATTGTGGTGGTGCTTTCGTATAGCTACATGAAACGGCTCACGCGTTGGTCGCACCTGGTGCTTGGACTGGCGTTGGGCATTGCGCCTTCAGCTGCTTGGATTGCTGTGCGAGGCACGCTTGATCCGCGCATCATTGTGCTGACCGGTGCGGTATTGCTGTGGGTTGCTGGTTTTGATGTGCTGTATGCGTGCCAGGACTTTGAGCACGATCGCACGCATGGATTGAACAGTGTGCCGCAGGCATTCGGTGTGCAGGGCGCGTTCTTGTTGGCTCGGCTGATGCACGTGCTGATGCTGGGATTGCTGGCTTGGCTGGTGGTGCTGTTTCACCTTGGCCCGATTGCGATTGCGGGTGTGGTGTTGGTGGCAGGGCTGCTGCTCTATGAGCACAGCCTGGTTTCACCCAAAGACATCAGTCGCATGAATGCTGCGTTCTTCACGCTGAACGGAATCATCTCCGTAGTGTTCTTTATTTCTGTGGCTGCGGATATCGCTGTACGGAACCTGCAGAGCCGCTAA
- a CDS encoding translocation/assembly module TamB domain-containing protein has translation MTLLDANTPPPNENAPAPKKSRGWRITAWITASVLLLVVLLVVGLGIYTTTDDFQNRVRTQLIATLEDATGGKVDLAKVQFSLMHLAVEADGLVIHGLEGPGEAPYLSADRILVRITLKNLFAHATDSKGAMKYITLSLLHVDKPQIHLIVDKDGNTNQPVPKTKSTSNEPVMDTLLDLQASKVELADGVALLNDRAIPFDLAARDLGVNVHYITRTDHYGIDVGVSDIRTRMDKMPEAQSRLKVKAEIGRKLISIQQLSFDTGKSSHLDATAHVENFDNPVWNVTVKGNVEVPQISVLSGFPGLTEGTVDLDLAGHSCAVAPQEAQKKPRFWQRRNPKANPSSTKTLPPTPECEKGYLMVGSAKLHTVGYHDEYVVVNGVNGGAALKVTPTELLFNAIALDLPGGGTIAGDMRIHNWLGEVPPDAPAQSPTVIAGQKTANATAKIANAKPPATGSLTIAPVERAHAYIDVKLAGISLRTINEVTEPRHYSDLGIDTAVNGPVHVEWGGTTNDLPSSVIVAADLKLAPQNLHRRGAIQNIPLNGVVKATYRGSNETVAIQQLEAHTPASTIQATGTLGVAGGDRLTSLNLIADFRDLSEFDSVLNTVGYESNGKKGSAALPVALHGDAHFQGVASGPIAGLDIKGHLQANDLTAHLGSAGDVAIDSLVADAEYSPSGVTVASSTIHRGTAVLNASGVVKPHRVVKRREVSYEFDDQTEVQAKLQLADAQIHDVLEIAGQGALPVTGVIAVNANVNGTFGNLIGDGTLSLRNGVAYDQPYDSVTANVAVRGQEISASTLDVKAQGAEVTGNGSYDLTSKHVKAHLQANDVRLSNLLVIRKAGTPVDGVLTLRADADGTLDAPGLNAHLQLVNATYQKKAMGQLTADVNSSGNTIYLKAHSDLLTAKLDANGQLQLVGDYPMQAHATFSNLDVAPILKLTDSSFEATSVIAGELNVSGPARKPAALNGALTVNPLQVTTQGLTFTSAGPMHASLTNGTVRLDQLHITGPETDLNASGSVQVFSADGKPLPAQGGAINAQANGSLNVALAHRLKPQVIASGMVNFNVTASGSRSKPNLGGKMTFSNTNIAYDTIPNGLSNITGTATFTDDRLVMDNVTATSGGGRIKLTGFVQFRGGLFADMTATATAVRVRYYGVSATMNASLRLQGSGDGASLSGNILITRFGLAETFDFASVAGSTGDVSAPPDPDSLLNKIVLNVHVQSSPALDFQNSYARIAGTVDLSLRGTAAVPAVLGKVTINDGSATFSGTKYQLQRGQIYFNNPIRIDPLIDLDATARVENYDVTIGVHGTSKNFKLTYRSEPPLSQADIFNLLALGRTQEEAAINTQQLQQQGQDPTTNALLGGALNATVSNRVNKLFGGSGKVKIDPAYVGTIGASSARITVEQQVTRQITVTFATSINTSAQQLIQLQYQLSDNKSIVVTRDENGVFSMVYKIRKRYR, from the coding sequence ATGACATTGCTGGACGCGAATACTCCTCCGCCGAATGAAAACGCACCTGCGCCAAAGAAGTCGCGTGGGTGGCGCATCACCGCATGGATTACGGCTTCCGTGCTGCTGCTCGTGGTACTGCTGGTTGTCGGTCTCGGTATATACACCACGACAGATGATTTTCAGAATCGCGTACGCACGCAGTTGATCGCTACCCTGGAAGATGCCACCGGCGGCAAGGTGGATCTGGCAAAGGTGCAGTTCAGCCTGATGCATCTGGCAGTAGAAGCTGATGGGCTGGTCATTCATGGGCTTGAAGGACCCGGTGAAGCTCCGTATCTTTCGGCGGATCGCATCCTGGTGCGCATCACGCTGAAGAATCTATTCGCGCATGCGACGGATTCCAAGGGCGCGATGAAATACATCACGCTGTCGCTGCTGCACGTGGACAAGCCGCAGATCCATCTGATCGTGGACAAGGACGGTAACACCAACCAGCCTGTACCTAAGACGAAGAGCACCAGCAACGAGCCAGTAATGGATACTCTGTTGGATTTGCAGGCTTCGAAGGTGGAACTTGCGGACGGTGTTGCACTGCTGAATGATCGCGCGATTCCGTTTGATCTGGCGGCGCGTGATCTTGGTGTGAACGTGCACTACATCACGCGCACGGATCACTACGGTATTGATGTTGGTGTAAGTGACATCCGTACGCGGATGGATAAGATGCCGGAGGCGCAGTCACGGCTGAAAGTAAAAGCTGAGATTGGCCGCAAGCTCATCAGCATTCAACAGCTGAGTTTTGATACCGGGAAGAGTTCTCATCTGGATGCGACCGCGCATGTGGAGAACTTTGATAACCCCGTCTGGAATGTGACTGTGAAGGGCAATGTAGAGGTTCCGCAGATCTCTGTGTTGAGCGGTTTCCCAGGGCTTACAGAAGGCACAGTCGATCTTGATCTTGCGGGACACTCCTGTGCTGTTGCACCGCAGGAGGCGCAGAAGAAGCCGCGCTTCTGGCAGCGTCGTAACCCAAAGGCAAATCCTTCCAGTACAAAGACACTGCCGCCTACTCCTGAATGCGAGAAGGGATATCTGATGGTGGGCAGCGCGAAGCTGCACACGGTTGGCTATCACGATGAGTATGTGGTCGTGAATGGAGTGAATGGTGGCGCGGCGTTGAAAGTAACGCCGACGGAGCTACTGTTTAATGCGATCGCGCTGGACCTTCCCGGTGGCGGCACGATTGCTGGTGACATGCGCATCCACAACTGGCTCGGAGAGGTTCCACCGGACGCGCCTGCTCAATCTCCCACGGTTATCGCTGGACAGAAGACGGCGAATGCAACTGCGAAGATTGCGAATGCCAAGCCGCCCGCGACGGGCTCTCTGACGATTGCGCCGGTTGAACGCGCGCATGCCTACATTGACGTGAAGCTGGCGGGCATTTCGCTGCGAACGATTAATGAGGTCACTGAACCACGTCACTATTCTGACCTGGGCATTGATACGGCCGTGAATGGTCCTGTGCATGTGGAGTGGGGCGGAACGACGAATGATTTGCCGAGCTCAGTGATTGTGGCTGCTGATCTGAAGCTGGCGCCACAGAACCTTCACCGCCGCGGTGCGATACAGAATATTCCGCTGAATGGCGTGGTGAAGGCGACGTATCGCGGATCCAACGAGACTGTTGCGATTCAGCAGTTGGAAGCTCATACGCCGGCATCGACGATTCAAGCAACGGGAACACTGGGTGTTGCTGGTGGCGATCGGCTGACAAGTCTGAACCTGATTGCAGACTTCCGTGATTTGTCTGAGTTTGATTCTGTTTTGAACACCGTTGGCTACGAGAGCAATGGCAAGAAGGGAAGCGCTGCACTGCCTGTGGCGCTGCATGGCGATGCGCACTTTCAGGGCGTTGCCTCAGGCCCGATTGCTGGACTGGATATCAAGGGACATCTGCAGGCCAATGATCTGACGGCACATCTCGGCAGTGCGGGTGATGTTGCGATTGATTCGCTTGTTGCCGATGCGGAGTATTCGCCGTCTGGTGTGACGGTTGCGAGTTCAACGATTCATCGTGGCACGGCGGTCTTGAATGCTTCGGGTGTGGTCAAGCCTCACCGCGTGGTGAAGCGTCGTGAAGTGTCGTACGAGTTTGACGATCAGACTGAAGTGCAGGCGAAGCTGCAGCTTGCAGATGCGCAGATTCATGACGTGCTGGAAATTGCGGGTCAGGGTGCGCTGCCTGTTACAGGTGTGATCGCTGTGAATGCCAATGTGAATGGAACCTTTGGCAATCTCATCGGTGACGGAACGTTGTCGTTGCGCAATGGTGTGGCGTATGACCAGCCCTATGACTCGGTAACGGCGAATGTTGCGGTGCGTGGTCAGGAGATATCCGCATCCACGCTGGATGTGAAGGCGCAGGGCGCGGAAGTTACCGGCAACGGTAGCTATGACCTGACGTCGAAACACGTTAAAGCTCATCTGCAGGCGAACGATGTTCGTTTGTCGAATCTATTGGTGATCCGAAAAGCAGGGACACCGGTGGATGGCGTGTTGACGTTACGCGCCGATGCGGATGGAACGCTGGATGCCCCCGGATTGAATGCGCACCTGCAACTGGTGAATGCAACGTACCAGAAGAAGGCGATGGGGCAGTTGACCGCGGACGTGAACAGCAGCGGCAACACGATCTATCTAAAGGCCCATAGCGATCTGTTGACCGCGAAGCTGGATGCAAATGGTCAGTTGCAGCTGGTGGGCGACTATCCCATGCAGGCGCATGCCACTTTCAGCAATCTTGATGTCGCTCCGATATTGAAACTCACAGACTCTTCGTTCGAAGCGACTTCTGTGATCGCTGGCGAACTGAATGTGAGTGGTCCAGCGAGGAAGCCTGCGGCGCTGAATGGGGCGCTCACCGTAAATCCGCTGCAGGTCACCACGCAAGGACTTACCTTTACCTCTGCTGGGCCGATGCATGCCTCGTTGACGAACGGAACGGTGCGGCTGGATCAACTTCACATCACCGGCCCTGAGACGGATCTAAATGCTTCAGGCTCTGTGCAGGTGTTCTCTGCGGACGGCAAGCCATTGCCTGCCCAGGGAGGCGCGATCAATGCGCAGGCGAACGGCAGTCTGAATGTTGCACTGGCACATCGGTTGAAGCCGCAGGTGATTGCGTCTGGCATGGTCAACTTCAACGTGACGGCCAGCGGAAGTAGGTCGAAGCCGAACCTGGGCGGCAAGATGACGTTCAGCAACACGAACATTGCGTACGACACGATTCCGAATGGATTGTCGAACATTACTGGAACCGCAACGTTCACGGATGACCGGCTAGTGATGGACAACGTCACCGCCACCAGTGGCGGCGGTCGCATTAAGCTGACGGGATTTGTACAGTTCCGTGGTGGCTTGTTTGCAGACATGACAGCGACAGCAACTGCGGTCCGTGTGCGCTATTACGGCGTGTCCGCAACGATGAATGCTTCGCTTCGGCTGCAGGGTTCGGGCGATGGCGCATCGCTTTCTGGCAACATCCTGATCACGCGCTTTGGTCTTGCGGAGACATTTGACTTTGCTTCTGTCGCAGGCAGCACTGGCGATGTGTCGGCACCGCCTGACCCAGACTCGTTGTTGAACAAGATTGTTCTGAATGTTCATGTTCAGTCGTCACCGGCGTTGGATTTCCAGAACAGCTACGCGCGTATTGCGGGTACGGTGGACCTGTCATTGCGCGGCACAGCGGCTGTTCCGGCTGTGCTGGGCAAGGTAACCATCAATGATGGTTCGGCAACGTTCTCGGGGACGAAGTATCAGTTGCAGCGCGGTCAGATTTACTTCAACAATCCGATCCGCATCGATCCTTTAATTGACCTGGATGCTACGGCGCGCGTGGAGAATTACGACGTGACCATTGGTGTTCACGGCACGTCGAAGAACTTCAAGCTGACGTATCGGTCGGAGCCGCCGTTGTCGCAGGCGGATATCTTCAACCTGCTGGCGCTGGGTCGCACACAGGAAGAGGCTGCGATTAATACGCAGCAGCTTCAGCAGCAGGGGCAGGATCCTACGACGAATGCGCTGTTGGGAGGAGCCTTGAACGCGACCGTCTCCAACCGCGTAAACAAGCTGTTCGGCGGCAGCGGCAAGGTGAAGATCGATCCTGCGTATGTAGGAACGATTGGCGCATCTTCGGCTCGCATTACGGTGGAGCAGCAGGTAACGCGGCAGATTACGGTGACCTTTGCAACCAGCATCAATACGTCGGCACAGCAGTTAATTCAGTTGCAATACCAGTTGAGCGATAACAAATCGATTGTGGTTACGCGCGATGAAAATGGCGTGTTCTCCATGGTGTACAAGATTCGCAAGCGGTATCGTTAG